The Nerophis lumbriciformis linkage group LG34, RoL_Nlum_v2.1, whole genome shotgun sequence genome includes a window with the following:
- the LOC133576199 gene encoding low choriolytic enzyme-like, with amino-acid sequence MHLKSLAFVLLLKLITFSDALPDEKQEVDNGDLHDKDDSTDTILKMNRGCSEILLEGDLLLPRTRTAMKCYTETSSCLWRKSNNGNVEIPFVISDNYDAGEKDTIVTSLKSIEAKTCIRFIPRTKQRDYISYEPRYGCSSMMGRMGDKQVVALQRFGCVQHGIILHETMHAMGFYHEHTRTDRDSHVRINWNNIESFNAYNFQKQDTNNLNIPYDYKSLMHYGRNAFGIKDTDTITPIPDASVEIGQRKSLSDYDILRINRLYKCRN; translated from the exons ATGCATCTCAAGAGTCTCGCTTTCGTTCTTCTGCTGAAGCTCATCACTTTTAGCGATGCGCTGCCAGACGAG AAGCAGGAAGTCGATAACG GGGACCTCCACGACAAGGACGACAGCACAGACACCATCCTCAAGATGAACAGAG GCTGTTCTGAGATCCTGTTAGAGGGAGACTTGCTGCTTCCGAGAACGAGGACCGCCATGAAGTGCTACACCGAAACGTCCAGCTGCCTGTGGCGTAAATCTAACAACGGCAACGTTGAGATCCCGTTTGTCATATCTGACAACTACG ACGCTGGCGAGAAGGACACTATTGTCACGTCCTTGAAGTCGATAGAGGCCAAAACCTGCATCCGCTTCATTCCACGAACCAAGCAGCGTGATTACATAAGCTACGAGCCCAGATACGG GTGCTCCTCAATGATGGGCCGCATGGGAGATAAGCAGGTGGTGGCCCTGCAGCGGTTTGGCTGCGTCCAACACGGCATCATCTTGCACGAGACCATGCACGCCATGGGCTTCTACCACGAGCACACTCGCACAGACCGAGACAGCCACGTGCGCATCAACTGGAACAATATCGAGTCGT TTAACGCATACAACTTCCAAAAGCAAGACACCAACAACCTCAACATCCCGTATGACTACAAATCTTTGATGCACTATGGAAG AAACGCCTTCGGTATAAAAGACACAGACACCATCACCCCCATTCCCGACGCCTCTGTGGAAATAGGTCAGCGGAAAAGCCTCTCAGACTACGACATTCTCAGAATCAACAGATTGTACAAGTGCAGGAATTAA